The Nocardioides campestrisoli genome includes a window with the following:
- a CDS encoding alanine racemase codes for MSLDLTVDGDRWREHLRAVADRTPGLVPVVKGNGYGFGLGRLARRAQWLADHRSDAPGSEKTADTLAVGTYEELPEVASRFDGSLLVLTPWRPFGAALEVDPAIASRVVHTVSRPEDLAALLERQPDARYVLELVTSMLRHGMTGRQLRELGGLTSRGTLEGVALHLPLAQGSHLAQVQRLATDMVSAGLPSRTLWVSHLTSDELDRLRSSYGDFEIRPRIGTDLWLGARDALRVTSTVLDVHPVERGDVFGYRSRTAPKAGHLLVVSGGTAHGIGLEAPTGDQSLKARAATLARGGLDAVGFVRSPFSIDGKQRLFAEPPHMQASMLFLPAGARVPEVGDRIDVRVRYTATWFDRVEVV; via the coding sequence ATGAGCCTGGACCTCACCGTCGACGGCGACCGCTGGCGCGAGCACCTGCGCGCGGTCGCCGACCGCACCCCGGGCCTGGTCCCGGTGGTCAAGGGCAACGGCTACGGCTTCGGCCTGGGCCGGCTGGCCCGGCGCGCGCAGTGGCTGGCCGACCACCGGTCGGACGCCCCTGGCAGCGAGAAGACGGCGGACACGCTCGCCGTCGGCACCTACGAGGAGCTGCCCGAGGTCGCCTCCCGGTTCGACGGGAGCCTCCTCGTGCTCACCCCGTGGCGTCCCTTCGGGGCCGCGCTCGAGGTCGACCCGGCGATCGCGAGCCGGGTGGTGCACACCGTCAGCCGCCCCGAGGACCTGGCCGCGCTCCTGGAGCGGCAGCCGGACGCCCGCTACGTCCTGGAGCTGGTCACCTCGATGCTGCGGCACGGGATGACCGGGCGCCAGCTGCGCGAGCTCGGCGGCCTGACCTCCCGCGGCACCCTCGAGGGGGTGGCCCTGCACCTGCCGCTGGCCCAGGGCTCGCACCTCGCGCAGGTGCAGCGCCTGGCCACCGACATGGTCTCGGCAGGCCTGCCCAGCCGCACCCTGTGGGTCAGCCACCTGACGTCCGATGAGCTGGACCGGCTGCGCTCGTCGTACGGCGACTTCGAGATCCGCCCGCGGATCGGCACCGACCTGTGGCTCGGGGCCCGCGACGCCCTCCGGGTCACCTCGACGGTCCTCGACGTGCACCCGGTCGAGCGCGGCGACGTCTTCGGCTACCGCTCCCGGACCGCGCCCAAGGCCGGCCACCTGCTGGTGGTCAGCGGGGGGACCGCGCACGGCATCGGGCTCGAGGCGCCGACCGGCGACCAGTCGCTGAAGGCCCGGGCGGCCACCCTGGCCCGGGGCGGCCTGGACGCGGTCGGCTTCGTGCGCTCGCCGTTCTCGATCGACGGCAAGCAGCGGCTCTTCGCCGAGCCCCCGCACATGCAGGCCTCGATGCTCTTCCTGCCGGCGGGCGCCCGGGTGCCCGAGGTGGGCGACCGGATCGACGTCCGGGTCCGCTACACCGCGACCTGGTTCGACCGGGTCGAGGTGGTCTGA
- a CDS encoding glycosyltransferase family 87 protein, whose amino-acid sequence MREESGPEISGWVDPTRDDAVVASLSEGIGGPVGTRASGHPWWTPVRVLLALAALAMALGMVTKSACADTDWQDMDVRTSAMCYSDMPYLYIGRGFAERHWPYTGDEAVRSEFEVMEYPTGISYWAWGTSYVTWWLSGSPADDEPGRDLPAEGTLFVAVNAVGFTLIVLISTWLLAGVNRVRLGSGRILRRPWDAAGFAIAPALVLTGLVNWDLLAIGFVAGALWAWSRDRPILTGVMIGLGTAAKLYPLFLLGGVLVLCLRGRRWAPLGYASAATVLSWVVAQVPAWVTGPDQWQVFWHFNSERTADLGSLWLVAQQMTDATITADTINLWSWAFFLGWCLAVALVGLLAPRPPRFAQLGFLIIAGFLLVNKVYSPQYVLWLLPLAALARPRWRDLLIWQAGELIYFASVWWYLDGRLDPGAGDDPVAYWVTTVVRVLAQLYLVAVVTRDVLRPEHDPVPRDPDDRGGPGPQEPDPEPQTTSTRSNQVAV is encoded by the coding sequence ATGAGGGAGGAGTCGGGCCCGGAGATCTCCGGGTGGGTGGACCCGACACGGGACGACGCGGTGGTCGCGTCGCTCTCGGAGGGGATCGGCGGTCCGGTGGGCACCCGCGCGAGCGGGCACCCGTGGTGGACGCCGGTGCGCGTGCTGCTGGCGCTGGCCGCCCTGGCCATGGCCCTGGGGATGGTCACCAAGTCCGCCTGCGCCGACACCGACTGGCAGGACATGGACGTACGGACCAGCGCCATGTGCTACTCCGACATGCCCTACCTCTACATCGGGCGCGGCTTCGCCGAGCGGCACTGGCCCTACACCGGCGACGAGGCGGTGCGCTCCGAGTTCGAGGTGATGGAGTACCCGACCGGCATCTCCTACTGGGCCTGGGGCACCAGCTACGTCACCTGGTGGCTCAGCGGCTCACCGGCCGACGACGAGCCCGGACGGGACCTGCCTGCGGAGGGAACCCTGTTCGTCGCGGTCAACGCGGTGGGCTTCACCCTGATCGTGCTGATCTCCACCTGGCTGCTGGCGGGGGTCAACCGGGTCCGGCTCGGCAGCGGACGGATCCTGCGCCGGCCCTGGGACGCGGCGGGGTTCGCGATCGCCCCGGCCTTGGTGCTGACCGGCCTGGTCAACTGGGACCTGCTGGCCATCGGGTTCGTGGCCGGAGCGCTCTGGGCCTGGTCGCGGGACCGGCCGATCCTCACCGGCGTGATGATCGGGCTCGGCACGGCCGCCAAGCTCTACCCGCTCTTCCTGCTGGGCGGGGTGCTCGTGCTCTGCCTGCGCGGACGGCGCTGGGCCCCGCTGGGCTATGCCTCCGCCGCGACGGTCCTCTCCTGGGTCGTCGCCCAGGTCCCGGCCTGGGTCACCGGCCCGGACCAGTGGCAGGTCTTCTGGCACTTCAACAGCGAGCGCACGGCCGACCTCGGGTCGCTGTGGCTGGTGGCCCAGCAGATGACCGACGCGACGATCACCGCCGACACGATCAACCTGTGGTCGTGGGCCTTCTTCCTCGGCTGGTGCCTGGCGGTCGCCCTGGTGGGGCTGCTCGCACCCAGGCCGCCCCGGTTCGCCCAGCTCGGGTTCCTGATCATCGCGGGCTTCCTGCTGGTCAACAAGGTCTACTCGCCCCAGTACGTGCTGTGGCTGCTCCCGCTCGCGGCGCTGGCCCGCCCGCGGTGGCGCGACCTGCTGATCTGGCAGGCCGGCGAGCTGATCTACTTCGCCTCCGTCTGGTGGTACCTCGACGGCCGGCTGGACCCCGGCGCGGGCGACGACCCCGTCGCCTACTGGGTCACGACCGTGGTCCGGGTGCTGGCGCAGCTCTACCTGGTCGCGGTGGTCACCCGCGACGTGCTGCGTCCCGAGCACGACCCCGTGCCCCGGGACCCGGACGATCGGGGCGGACCGGGTCCGCAGGAGCCGGACCCAGAGCCTCAGACCACCTCGACCCGGTCGAACCAGGTCGCGGTGTAG